One Triticum dicoccoides isolate Atlit2015 ecotype Zavitan chromosome 4B, WEW_v2.0, whole genome shotgun sequence genomic window carries:
- the LOC119296117 gene encoding zinc finger BED domain-containing protein RICESLEEPER 2-like — protein sequence MWTSNQKLGYLCITAHFIDGSWTLQNRIIRFCLLETPHNAHNMFDMVQNSLRNWKIEDKIFSFTLDNASVNTSMVGHLRKKLADRYLLHHSGKLLHVRCAAHVLNLVVQDGLDAMASVVDRIRESVQYVKSLQGRMEKFDAMIVRVGLACKNHPTLDVPTRWNSTYLMLESSLPFRAAFEALKEADKGYKFAPSASEWEMAEAICHLLGAFYTATKKISGRTYPTSHLYFYEVWNVKQIMEREVVSEDPTIVAMVKEMEKKWIKYFEESFLTSCLPVIFDPRYKYEYVGFRLTATFGGGAEKYLTQVNSVMKILFAEYASEFGNTSDEGDEVVEEDGEGTLDDWNKHLRLKRSHNSNELQRYLEDLFPRRQKLDILKWWEIHSPKYLVLAAIARDILAVSASTVPAKAAFSNAGRIITEQRSSLIPSTVETLMCLKDWFRAADRQKAEPTVGDHGGDQEDDPLEPPKVIMLVVLCTFCSFTKNTLFTTSDWMTASLWGHS from the exons ATGTGGACATCCAATCAGAAGCTGGGTTATTTATGCATAACTGCCCACTTTATTGATGGCTCATGGACTCTACAAAACAGAATAATCAGATTTTGCCTCCTGGAAACTCCGCACAACGCTCATAACATGTTTGACATGGTGCAAAATAGCTTAAGAAATTGGAAAATTGAAGACAAAATCTTTAGCTTTACCCTAGACAATGCATCAGTTAATACCTCGATGGTTGGCCACTTGAGAAAAAAATTGGCAGATAGGTATCTTCTACATCATAGTGGAAAATTATTGCATGTTAGATGTGCTGCACATGTATTGAATCTAGTGGTGCAAGATGGGCTCGACGCAATGGCGTCAGTTGTTGATAGAATCAGAGAATCGGTGCAGTATGTCAAGAGTTTGCAAGGTAGAATGGAGAAATTCGATGCGATGATTGTGCGGGTGGGACTTGCTTGTAAAAACCATCCTACGCTAGATGTGCCTACCCGATGGAATTCAACGTACCTAATGCTTGAATCCTCATTGCCGTTCAGAGCAGCGTTCGAAGCCTTGAAAGAAGCTGACAAAGGTTATAAATTTGCTCCTTCGGCTAGTGAATGGGAGATGGCCGAAGCTATTTGCCATCTTTTGGGCGCTTTTTACACAGCCACAAAGAAAATCTCGGGTAGGACATATCCCACCTCTCACCTATACTTCTATGAGGTCTGGAATGTGAAGCAAATAATGGAGAGAGAAGTCGTAAGTGAAGATCCTACCATTGTTGCCATGGTGAAAGAGATGGAGAAGAAATGGATCAAATATTTTGAGGAGTCATTCTTAACAAGTTGTCTGCCGGTGATATTTGATCCAAGGTACAAATATGAATATGTTGGCTTCCGACTGAccgcaacttttggtggtggcgcagAGAAATATCTTACCCAAGTGAATAGTGTGATGAAGATCCTATTTGCTGAATATGCATCTGAATTTGGAAACACTTCTGATGAAGGTGATGAGGTTGTAGAGGAGGATGGTGAGGGCACTCTTGATGACTGGAATAAGCATTTGAGATTGAAAAGATCCCACAACTCAAATGAGCTACAGCGATATCTTGAAGATTTGTTTCCTCGCCGACAGAAATTGGATATCTTAAAGTGGTGGGAGATTCACTCCCCAAAGTATCTGGTGCTTGCAGCTATAGCACGGGACATATTGGCAGTGTCCGCGTCTACAGTGCCTGCAAAGGCTGCATTCAGCAATGCAGGAAGGATCATCACTGAACAAAGAAGTAGTTTGATCCCGAGTACTGTTGAGACGCTGATGTGCCTCAAGGATTGGTTTCGAGCAGCTG ATCGCCAAAAGGCGGAACCAACAGTTGGAGACCATGGTGGTGATCAAGAGGATGATCCTCTGGAACCACCTAAGGTAATTATGCTAGTTGTGCTTTGCACTTTTTGTTCCTTCACCAAAAATACTCTCTTCACCACATCTGACTGGATGACTGCTAGCTTATGGGGTCACAGCTAA